In the Fusarium oxysporum f. sp. lycopersici 4287 chromosome 9, whole genome shotgun sequence genome, one interval contains:
- a CDS encoding beta-glucosidase: MARQNACAAAPKGLPSDFEWGFATASYQIEGGVRDGGRGPSIWDAFTHLEPSRTNGANGDIACDHYHRYEEDLDLLAKYGAKAYRFSLSWSRIIPLGGRRDPVNEEGITFYNKIIDGLMTRGITPWITLYHWDLPLALQNRYGGWLDIESQLDFEHYAKLCYSRFGDRVRNWITFNEPWVVSIKGFSLGCFAPGRSSTNPDCDAGDSGREPWIVGHNLILAHARAARLYNKEFKSKEAGRIGISLSGDYFEPWDATDPRDQEAAERRMEFWYGWFANPTMLAQDYPPVMREQLGSRLPAFTEDDFALLREADIDFCGMNYYTAQFARHRTAPPPDTDFQGNVDELPVNKEGIPIGELSGCDWLRSSPKSFRKHLVRIYRKYGKPICVTENGCPCPGEEKMSKEESVDDEFRQRYFRDHLDALVVAIHDGVKVWGYFGWSLMDNLEWSDGYGIRFGVTFTDYDTLERTPKKSALMIKDMINERTIETL, translated from the exons ATGGCACGCCAAAATGCCTGTGCAGCAGCGCCCAAGGGACTTCCTTCGGACTTTGAGTGGGGGTTTGCCACCGCCTCCTATCAGATCGAGGGTGGCGTGAGAGACGGCGGGCGAGGCCCCTCCATCTGGGATGCCTTTACACACCTCGAACCATCGCGTACCAACGGTGCCAACGGCGATATCGCTTGTGACCACTATCACCGATATGAGGAGGACCTTGACCTCCTTGCCAAATACGGTGCCAAAGCCTATCGGTTCTCCCTGTCATGGTCGCGAATCATTCCTTTAGGCGGACGACGTGATCCTGTGAATGAAGAGGGCATCACCTTTTATAACAAAATCATTGATGGGTTAATGACTCGCGGGATCACGCCATGGATAACTCTCTATCACTGGGATCTCCCATTGGCATTGCAAAACCGGTACGGGGGCTGGCTCGACATAGAGTCACAACTGGACTTTGAGCACTATGCCAAGCTATGTTATTCACGCTTTGGTGACAGAGTTAGGAACTGGATCACGTTCAATGAGCCGTGGGTGGTTTCTATTAAG GGGTTCTCTTTGGGCTGCTTTGCCCCCGGACGAAGCAGTACGAACCCAGACTGTGATGCTGGCGACTCTGGAAGGGAACCTTGGATCGTCGGCCATAACCTGATCCTAGCCCATGCGAGAGCAGCAAGGTTATACAACAAAGAGTTCAAATCGAAGGAGGCTGGCCGCATTGGTATCTCACTCAGCGGCGATTATTTCGAGCCGTGGGATGCTACCGACCCTAGGGACCAAGAAGCTGCCGAGAGGAGAATGGAGTTCTGGTATGGCTGGTTCGCCAACCCCACTAT GCTTGCACAGGACTACCCTCCTGTCATGCGAGAGCAGCTTGGATCCCGTCTCCCCGCCTTTACAGAAGACGACTTTGCTCTGCTGCGCGAGGCCGATATCGACTTTTGCGGAATGAACTACTATACTGCTCAGTTCGCGCGCCACCGCACTGCCCCGCCGCCAGATACAGACTTCCAAGGCAATGTAGATGAGTTGCCAGTGAATAAGGAAGGTATCCCCATCGGCGAGCTGAGCGGCTGCGACTGGCTCCGCTCCTCGCCCAAGAGCTTCCGGAAGCACCTTGTGAGGATCTACAGGAAGTACGGGAAGCCTATTTGTGTCACTGAGAACGGTTGCCCATGCCCTGGTGAGGAAAAGATGAGTAAGGAGGAATCTGTTGACGACGAATTTCGCCAGCGATACTTCCGCGACCATCTAGATGCCCTGGTCGTGGCCATACATGATGGTGTCAAGGTCTGGGGATACTTTGGGTGGTCTTTGATGGATAACCTAG AATGGTCCGATGGATATGGCATTAGGTTCGGCGTGACCTTTACAGACTACGACACACTTGAAAGGACGCCGAAGAAGTCGGCATTGATGATTAAGGACATGATCAACGAAAGGACAATCGAAACATTATAG